The genomic region GAAGACGACGACCTTCGGTTCGAAGGAGAGCTCGCGCGCGAGAAGCGCCTTCTGGATGTTGCCGCCGGACAGCTTGCCGATGCGCGTCTCCTCGGATCGGGTCCTGATGTCGAATTGCGCGATGAGTTCCCGGGCGGTCACATTGATCGCGACGCGGTCGATCATCCCCCTTCGCCAGAAGGGTGGGTCACCGATCCGCTTGAGGACGAGGTTCAGGCCGAGCGCGTACGACAGGACGACCCCCTCACCCAGCCGATCGTCAGTGACATAGCGAAGCCCGAGTCGCTGGCGGGCAGACACCGCCAACCTGTTGATCGGTGCGCCTGCCAGCCGGATCACGCCGCCTACCGACCGAACCTGGCCGGAGATGACGTTGGCGAGCGCCCGCTGGCCGTTGCCGTCCACGCCACCGATCCCGAGGATCTCTCCAGCGCGCACCGACAGGGTCACGCCGCTGATGCCATGCTGCCCGCGCTCCCCCGCGGCAGAGACGTCAGTGAGCTCCAGGAGCAGCTCGTCCGTGAGGTGCCGGCCGGTGCGCTGCCGTCGCAGATCCTCGCGGAGCTCCGCGATGTCCGCGACGGAAGCGGCCTCCTCCCCGAACATCGTCGCGACGATCAGCCGCTGGAGCTCGTGCGGCGATGACCCGGCGAGGACGTCCGGGCCGACCGTCCCGACGACGCGACCCTGCTTGAGGACGATCACCCGGTCGCCGATGGCGATGGCCTCATGGAGCTTGTGAGTGATGAAGATGATCGCCATGCCGGTGGTCTTGAGCTGGACGAGGACCTTCTGGAGCTCGGCGATTCCCTGAGGCGTCAGCATCGACGTCGGCTCGTCGAGGATCAGGACCCG from Chloroflexota bacterium harbors:
- a CDS encoding ABC transporter ATP-binding protein; translated protein: MPGEVLCLLGENGAGKSTLMSILSGLYRPDSGHIRVDGRDVTIDSPRHGRDLGIGMVYQHLSLIPTLSVLENLMLGSNPGLVLNERSARVRLRDLAGTLGITVDPDAMTGSLALGQQQHVEIMKALWKGSRVLILDEPTSMLTPQGIAELQKVLVQLKTTGMAIIFITHKLHEAIAIGDRVIVLKQGRVVGTVGPDVLAGSSPHELQRLIVATMFGEEAASVADIAELREDLRRQRTGRHLTDELLLELTDVSAAGERGQHGISGVTLSVRAGEILGIGGVDGNGQRALANVISGQVRSVGGVIRLAGAPINRLAVSARQRLGLRYVTDDRLGEGVVLSYALGLNLVLKRIGDPPFWRRGMIDRVAINVTARELIAQFDIRTRSEETRIGKLSGGNIQKALLARELSFEPKVVVFNKPTHGLDIRTTAMVRERIRRLAARGGAAIVISTDLDELVDLSDRVAVLFEGRIAGIVENGPGAEVRIGELIVGAKAA